From Camelus bactrianus isolate YW-2024 breed Bactrian camel chromosome 16, ASM4877302v1, whole genome shotgun sequence, the proteins below share one genomic window:
- the TMEM95 gene encoding sperm-egg fusion protein TMEM95: MWMLALSGIFLAAAQACVFCRFPDRDLSGRLAQLCSQMEAQWKDCEVSWNFSAFALDDASMNKVTEKTHRVLRVMEIKGSLSSLPSYWQWLHRTKLLEYNREALCAPACRGSTILYNCSTCAGFEVYCWTRKRCFPGSHDLWEARILLLFVFGAVLLLGFVSFAVEYNHFQAKSDL, from the exons ATGTGGATGCTGGCACTCAGTGGGATCTTCCTGGCAGCCGCCCAGGCCTGTGTCTTCTGCCGCTTCCCAGACCGTGACTTATCGGGCCGCCTGGCTCAACTCTGCAGCCAGATGGAGGCCCAGTGGAAGGACTGTGAGGTCTCCTGGAACTTCTCAGCCTTTGCCTTAG ATGATGCGTCTATGAACAAAGTCACAGAGAAGACTCACAGAGTCCTGAGAGTCATGG AGATCAAAGGGTCTCTCTCCTCACTCCCTTCATATTGGCAATGGCTTCATAGGACCAAGCTCCTCGAGTACAACAGGGAAG CTCTCTGCGCTCCCGCTTGCC GGGGCAGCACCATCCTGTACAACTGCTCCACCTGCGCGGGCTTCGAGGTGTACTGCTGGACCCGAAAGCGCTGCTTCCCAG GAAGTCATGATCTTTGGGAAGCCAGGATTCTGCTCCTCTTTGTCTTCGGAGCTGTGCTGCTCCTGGGTTTTGTGAGCTTCGCAGTGGA GTACAACCACTTTCAAGCAAAAAGTGACTTGTGA
- the KCTD11 gene encoding BTB/POZ domain-containing protein KCTD11, with protein sequence MLGAMFRAGTPMTPNLNPQGGGHYFIDRDGKAFRHILNFLRLGRLDLPRGYGETALLRAEADFYQIRPLLDALRELEASRGTPAPTAALLHADVDSSPRLVHFSARRGPHHYELSSVQVDTFRANLFCTDPECLGAMRARFGVANEDRAEGGPHFRLEWAPCPAELPEVEYRRLGLQPLWTGGPGERREVVGTPGFLEEVLRVALEHGFRLDSVFPDPEDLLNSRSLRFVRH encoded by the coding sequence ATGCTGGGGGCCATGTTTAGGGCCGGTACCCCCATGACCCCCAACCTCAATCCCCAGGGAGGCGGTCACTACTTCATCGACCGAGATGGCAAGGCCTTCCGGCACATCCTCAATTTCCTCCGGCTGGGCCGCCTGGACCTGCCCCGAGGATATGGAGAGACAGCGCTTCTCAGGGCAGAGGCTGACTTTTACCAGATCCGCCCCCTCCTGGATGCCCTGCGGGAACTGGAGGCCTCTCGCGGGACCCCAGCACCCACAGCTGCCCTGCTCCACGCAGATGTAGATAGCAGCCCCCGCCTGGTGCACTTCTCTGCTCGTCGGGGCCCACACCACTATGAGCTGAGCTCTGTCCAGGTGGACACCTTCCGGGCCAACCTCTTCTGCACCGACCCTGAGTGTCTGGGTGCCATGCGGGCCCGATTTGGTGTAGCCAATGAGGACAGGGCGGAGGGAGGCCCACACTTTCGTCTGGAGTGGGCCCCCTGCCCCGCAGAACTCCCCGAAGTGGAGTACAGGAGACTGgggctgcagccactgtggactGGGGGGCCAGGAGAGCGACGGGAGGTGGTGGGCACaccaggcttcctggaggaggtgctgcGGGTGGCTCTGGAGCACGGCTTCCGTCTCGACTCTGTCTTCCCTGACCCTGAAGACCTGCTCAACTCCCGATCTCTGCGCTTCGTCCGGCACTAA
- the ACAP1 gene encoding arf-GAP with coiled-coil, ANK repeat and PH domain-containing protein 1 isoform X1, giving the protein MTVKLDFEECLKDSPRFRASIELVETEVSELETRLEKLLKLGNGLLESGRHYLAASRAFIVGICDLAHLGPPEPMMAECLDKFTQSLSHKLDSHAELLDATQHTLQQQIQTLVKEGLRGFREARRDFWKGAESLEAALIHNAEVPRRRAQEAEEAGAALKIARAGYRGRALDYALQINVIEDKRKFDIMEFVLRLVEAQATHFQQGHEELSQLAQYRKELGGQLHRLVLNSAREKRDMEQRHVLLKQKELGGEEPEPSLREGSGGLVMEGHLFKRASNAFKTWSRRWFTIQSNQLVYQKKYKDPVTVVVDDLRLCTVKLCPDSERRFCFEVVSPSKSCLLQADTERLVQLWVSAVQSSIATAFSQARLDGSPRGPGQGSGHLAMGSAATLGSGGSTRGREPGGAGHVAAQVQSVDGNAQCCDCREPAPEWASINLGVTLCIQCSGIHRSLGVHFSKVRSLTLDSWEPELVKLMCQLGNVVMNQIYEARVEAMAVKKPGPSCSRQEKEAWIHAKYVEKKFLTKLPEIRGRRGGRGPPKGQPPVPPKPGNIRPQPGSFRSKPEPTSDDLGSLHPGALLFRAAGHPPSLPTMADALAHGADVNWVNGAQENATPLIQATAANSLLACEFLLQNGANVNQADNHGRGPLHHATILGHTGLACLFLKRGADLGARDSEGRDPLTIAMETTNADIVTLLRLAKMREAEAAQGQAGDETYLDIFRDFSLMASDDPEKLSRRSHDLHTL; this is encoded by the exons ATGACGGTCAAGCTGGATTTCGAGGAGTGTCTTAAGGACTCGCCCCGCTTCCG agcctcTATCGAGCTGGTGGAAACTGAAGTGTCGGAATTGGAGACGCGGCTGGAAAAG CTCCTCAAGCTGGGGAATGGCCTCCTGGAGAGCGGGCGCCACTACCTTGCCGCCAGCCGCGCCTTCATTGTTGGCATTTGTGACCTGGCCCACCTGGGGCCCCCAGAGCCCATGATGGCG GAGTGTCTGGACAAATTCACTCAGAGCCTGAGCCACAAGCTGGACAGCCACGCA GAGCTTCTAGATGCCACCCAGCACACACTGCAGCAGCAAATCCAAACCCTGGTCAAGGA AGGTCTCCGAGGCTTCCGAGAGGCTCGCAGGGATTTCTGGAAGGGAGCTGAGAGCCTCGAGGCTGCTCTTATCCACAATGCAGAAGTCCCCAGGCGCCGGGCCCAGGAGGCCGAAGAGGCAGGAGCTGCTTTGAAGATTGCTAGAGCTGGGTACCGAGGACGGGCACTGGATTATGCCCTGCAG ATCAACGTGATTGAGGACAAGAGGAAGTTTGACATCATGGAGTTT GTGCTGCGTTTGGTGGAGGCCCAGGCTACCCATTTCCAGCAGGGCCATGAGGAGCTAAGCCAGCTGGCCCAGTACCGGAAGGAGCTGGGTGGCCAG TTACACCGGCTGGTCTTGAATTCAGCTCGAGAGAAGAGGGACATGGAGCAGAGACACGTGCTGCTGAAACAGAAG gagctgggtggggaggagccAGAGCCAAGCCTAAGGGAGGGGTCTGGTGGCCTGGTCATGGAAGGACATCTCTTCAAACGAGCCAGCAACGCATTTAAGACCTGGAGCAG ACGCTGGTTCACTATTCAGAGCAACCAACTGGTTTATCAGAAGAAGTACAAG GACCCTGTGACTGTGGTGGTGGATGACCTGCGTCTCTGCACAGTGAAGCTCTGTCCCGACTCAGAAAGGCGGTTCTGCTTTGAGGTGGTGTCCCCCAGCAA GTCCTGCCTCCTGCAGGCTGACACAGAGCGCCTCGTACAGCTGTGGGTCAGTGCCGTGCAGAGCAGCATCGCTACAGCCTTCAGCCAGGCTCGCCTTGATGGTAGCCCCCGGGGTCCAGGCCAG GGCTCAGGACACCTGGCCATGGGCTCCGCTGCCACCCTGGGCAGTGGCGGGTCCACCAGGGGAAGGGAGCCTGGCGGAGCAGGGCATGTGGCAGCCCAGGTGCAGAGCGTGGACGGCAACGCCCAGTGCTGTGACTGCCGGGAGCCAGCCCCTGAGTGGGCCAGCATCAACCTTGGAGTCACCCTCTGCATTCAGTGCTCCGGCATCCACAG GAGCCTTGGAGTTCATTTCTCCAAAGTCCGGTCTCTGACCCTTGACTCGTGGGAGCCGGAACTTGTGAAG CTCATGTGCCAGCTGGGAAACGTGGTCATGAACCAGATCTATGAGGCCCGTGTGGAGGCCATGGCAGTAAAGAAGCCAGGGCCCAGCTGCTCCCg gcaagAGAAGGAGGCCTGGATTCACGCCAAATATGTGGAGAAGAAGTTCCTGACCAAGCTTCCTGAGATTCGAGGGCGAAGAGGTGGCCGGGGGCCCCCAAAGGGGCAGCCTCCTGTGCCCCCAAAGCCAGGGAACATCAGGCCCCAGCCGGGAAGCTTCAGATCCAAGCCAG AGCCAACCTCTGATGACCTGGGCAGCCTGCACCCTGGGGCCTTGCTCTTTCGAGCTGCTGGACATCCTCCATCCCTTCCCACCATGGCTGATGCTCTCGCCCATGGAGCCGATGTCAACTGGGTCAACGGGGCTCAGGAGAATGCCACACCGCTGATCCAGGCCACAGCTGCT AATTCTCTTCTAGCCTGTGAGTTTCTCCTCCAGAACGGGGCAAATGTGAACCAAGCAGACAACCACGGTCGGGGCCCACTCCACCATGCAACCATTCTTGGCCACACCGG GCTGGCCTGCCTATTCCTGAAACGGGGGGCCGATTTGGGAGCTCGGGACTCCGAAGGCAGAGACCCCTTGACCATCGCCATGGAAACCACCAACGCTGACATCGTCACTCT GCTACGGTTGGCAAAAATGAGAGAAGCTGAAGCcgcccagggccaggctg gagACGAAACGTATCTGGACATCTTCCGCGACTTCTCCCTCATGGCATCCGATGACCCGGAGAAGCTGAGCCGGCGTAGTCATGACCTCCACACACTTTGA
- the ACAP1 gene encoding arf-GAP with coiled-coil, ANK repeat and PH domain-containing protein 1 isoform X2 translates to MMAECLDKFTQSLSHKLDSHAELLDATQHTLQQQIQTLVKEGLRGFREARRDFWKGAESLEAALIHNAEVPRRRAQEAEEAGAALKIARAGYRGRALDYALQINVIEDKRKFDIMEFVLRLVEAQATHFQQGHEELSQLAQYRKELGGQLHRLVLNSAREKRDMEQRHVLLKQKELGGEEPEPSLREGSGGLVMEGHLFKRASNAFKTWSRRWFTIQSNQLVYQKKYKDPVTVVVDDLRLCTVKLCPDSERRFCFEVVSPSKSCLLQADTERLVQLWVSAVQSSIATAFSQARLDGSPRGPGQGSGHLAMGSAATLGSGGSTRGREPGGAGHVAAQVQSVDGNAQCCDCREPAPEWASINLGVTLCIQCSGIHRSLGVHFSKVRSLTLDSWEPELVKLMCQLGNVVMNQIYEARVEAMAVKKPGPSCSRQEKEAWIHAKYVEKKFLTKLPEIRGRRGGRGPPKGQPPVPPKPGNIRPQPGSFRSKPEPTSDDLGSLHPGALLFRAAGHPPSLPTMADALAHGADVNWVNGAQENATPLIQATAANSLLACEFLLQNGANVNQADNHGRGPLHHATILGHTGLACLFLKRGADLGARDSEGRDPLTIAMETTNADIVTLLRLAKMREAEAAQGQAGDETYLDIFRDFSLMASDDPEKLSRRSHDLHTL, encoded by the exons ATGATGGCG GAGTGTCTGGACAAATTCACTCAGAGCCTGAGCCACAAGCTGGACAGCCACGCA GAGCTTCTAGATGCCACCCAGCACACACTGCAGCAGCAAATCCAAACCCTGGTCAAGGA AGGTCTCCGAGGCTTCCGAGAGGCTCGCAGGGATTTCTGGAAGGGAGCTGAGAGCCTCGAGGCTGCTCTTATCCACAATGCAGAAGTCCCCAGGCGCCGGGCCCAGGAGGCCGAAGAGGCAGGAGCTGCTTTGAAGATTGCTAGAGCTGGGTACCGAGGACGGGCACTGGATTATGCCCTGCAG ATCAACGTGATTGAGGACAAGAGGAAGTTTGACATCATGGAGTTT GTGCTGCGTTTGGTGGAGGCCCAGGCTACCCATTTCCAGCAGGGCCATGAGGAGCTAAGCCAGCTGGCCCAGTACCGGAAGGAGCTGGGTGGCCAG TTACACCGGCTGGTCTTGAATTCAGCTCGAGAGAAGAGGGACATGGAGCAGAGACACGTGCTGCTGAAACAGAAG gagctgggtggggaggagccAGAGCCAAGCCTAAGGGAGGGGTCTGGTGGCCTGGTCATGGAAGGACATCTCTTCAAACGAGCCAGCAACGCATTTAAGACCTGGAGCAG ACGCTGGTTCACTATTCAGAGCAACCAACTGGTTTATCAGAAGAAGTACAAG GACCCTGTGACTGTGGTGGTGGATGACCTGCGTCTCTGCACAGTGAAGCTCTGTCCCGACTCAGAAAGGCGGTTCTGCTTTGAGGTGGTGTCCCCCAGCAA GTCCTGCCTCCTGCAGGCTGACACAGAGCGCCTCGTACAGCTGTGGGTCAGTGCCGTGCAGAGCAGCATCGCTACAGCCTTCAGCCAGGCTCGCCTTGATGGTAGCCCCCGGGGTCCAGGCCAG GGCTCAGGACACCTGGCCATGGGCTCCGCTGCCACCCTGGGCAGTGGCGGGTCCACCAGGGGAAGGGAGCCTGGCGGAGCAGGGCATGTGGCAGCCCAGGTGCAGAGCGTGGACGGCAACGCCCAGTGCTGTGACTGCCGGGAGCCAGCCCCTGAGTGGGCCAGCATCAACCTTGGAGTCACCCTCTGCATTCAGTGCTCCGGCATCCACAG GAGCCTTGGAGTTCATTTCTCCAAAGTCCGGTCTCTGACCCTTGACTCGTGGGAGCCGGAACTTGTGAAG CTCATGTGCCAGCTGGGAAACGTGGTCATGAACCAGATCTATGAGGCCCGTGTGGAGGCCATGGCAGTAAAGAAGCCAGGGCCCAGCTGCTCCCg gcaagAGAAGGAGGCCTGGATTCACGCCAAATATGTGGAGAAGAAGTTCCTGACCAAGCTTCCTGAGATTCGAGGGCGAAGAGGTGGCCGGGGGCCCCCAAAGGGGCAGCCTCCTGTGCCCCCAAAGCCAGGGAACATCAGGCCCCAGCCGGGAAGCTTCAGATCCAAGCCAG AGCCAACCTCTGATGACCTGGGCAGCCTGCACCCTGGGGCCTTGCTCTTTCGAGCTGCTGGACATCCTCCATCCCTTCCCACCATGGCTGATGCTCTCGCCCATGGAGCCGATGTCAACTGGGTCAACGGGGCTCAGGAGAATGCCACACCGCTGATCCAGGCCACAGCTGCT AATTCTCTTCTAGCCTGTGAGTTTCTCCTCCAGAACGGGGCAAATGTGAACCAAGCAGACAACCACGGTCGGGGCCCACTCCACCATGCAACCATTCTTGGCCACACCGG GCTGGCCTGCCTATTCCTGAAACGGGGGGCCGATTTGGGAGCTCGGGACTCCGAAGGCAGAGACCCCTTGACCATCGCCATGGAAACCACCAACGCTGACATCGTCACTCT GCTACGGTTGGCAAAAATGAGAGAAGCTGAAGCcgcccagggccaggctg gagACGAAACGTATCTGGACATCTTCCGCGACTTCTCCCTCATGGCATCCGATGACCCGGAGAAGCTGAGCCGGCGTAGTCATGACCTCCACACACTTTGA
- the LOC105077574 gene encoding uncharacterized protein LOC105077574 isoform X2, producing MEKLESLRAAGGLNGESPGNNIVEAGAGLPSVVVFHGSGPPMHSGGIVTRSPESGQLSEGTEVLGSGLNQHPGEVAGHSLGSGTYPGGTSVFGTSNLGFSGPGMYNSEDIPRSGSTRMYPDKLCEDRPRSILKNSSYAVMYKSPRAERKKSQHWDEMNILATYHPTDKDYGFMTVDEPSTPYHRLRGSDEDLLAGTSHTVTPEELAERFATMDNFCPKILLYGDNRSSGSSDTFSKTQSSDFEKHRKAHYNEGKFLKLQRNLPLDNNKKSSVGSVSVSSGGRGVVLDPEPRPAERGGAGGLTRGVKDEFGLVTRNDILEAKGSTGLNWVIEDPISTEVRLLDHTGSSSEDPEATENSLKVTVTPSKPGTALSSKDSGSRAVTDWCQWLATKGLNWQSTEVSEREPRSIPNSSNQSQHRREPRQDETLRLRWTQEEETRQWKM from the exons ATGGAGAAGCTGGAATCTCTGCGGGCTGCTGGCGGCCTTAACGGGGAATCTCCTGGAAACAACATAGTCGAGGCAGGCGCCGGGCTGCCCTCCGTAGTCGTGTTTCACGGTTCTGGGCCCCCCATGCACTCCGGGGGAATCGTAACTCGCAGTCCTGAATCTGGCCAGCTCTCCGAGGGGACAGAAGTCCTCGGTTCCGGGCTCAACCAGCACCCTGGGGAGGTTGCGGGCCACAGCCTTGGGTCTGGCACATACCCTGGCGGAACCAGTGTATTCGGGACGTCCAACCTGGGGTTCTCGGGGCCTGGAATGTACAACTCGGAGGACATTCCGCGCTCCGGGTCAACTCGCATGTACCCCGACAAACTCTGTGAGGACCGGCCCCGGAGCATCCTAAAAAACAGCAGCTACGCTGTGATGTATAAATCCCCCAGGGCGGAGAG GAAAAAGTCTCAGCACTGGGATGAAATGAATATCCTGGCCACCTACCACCCTACCGACAAGGACTATGGATTTATGACGGTGGATGAGCCCAGCACTCCCTACCACAG ACTGCGGGGCAGCGATGAGGACCTGCTCGCTGGGACCTCCCACACAGTGACTCCTGAGGAGCTAGCAGAGAG GTTTGCAACAATGGACAATTTCTGCCCCAAGATCCTCCTGTACGGTGATAACAGAAGCTCAGGGTCTTCAGACACCTTTTCCAAGACAC AATCCAGTGATTTTGAAAAGCACCGCAAGGCACACTACAATGAAGGAAAGTTCCTCAAGCTTCAGAGAAACCTGCCCTTGGATAATAACAAGAAAAGCAGTGTGGGTAGTGTCAGTGTGAGCAGTGGGGGTCGAGGTGTGGTGTTGGACCCAGAGCCCAGGCctgcggagagaggaggggcaggaggcctgACCAGAGGAGTCAAAGATGAGTTTGGCCTGGTGACCAGAAACGACATCTTGGAAGCCAAAG GCTCCACAGGCTTGAACTGGGTGATTGAAGATCCCATCAGCACCGAAGTCCGTCTGCTGGACCACACCGGAAGCTCCTCAGAGGATCCTGAGGCCACAGAGAACTCCCTGAAGGTGACAGTGACACCATCGAAGCCTG GTACTGCCCTGTCCTCCAAAGACAGTGGGTCCCGAGCAGTGACTGATTGGTGTCAGTGGCTGGCAACCAAGGGGCTGAACTGGCAAAGCACAGAAGTCTCAGAGAGGGAACCTAGAAGCATCCCAAATTCCTCAAACCAGAGCCAGCACAGACGTGAGCCCCGGCAAG ATGAAACCCTGCGGCTTCGATGGACTCAGGAGGAGGAAACCAGACAATGGAAGATGTAG
- the LOC105077574 gene encoding uncharacterized protein LOC105077574 isoform X1, which translates to MEKLESLRAAGGLNGESPGNNIVEAGAGLPSVVVFHGSGPPMHSGGIVTRSPESGQLSEGTEVLGSGLNQHPGEVAGHSLGSGTYPGGTSVFGTSNLGFSGPGMYNSEDIPRSGSTRMYPDKLCEDRPRSILKNSSYAVMYKSPRAERKKSQHWDEMNILATYHPTDKDYGFMTVDEPSTPYHRLRGSDEDLLAGTSHTVTPEELAERFATMDNFCPKILLYGDNRSSGSSDTFSKTQSSDFEKHRKAHYNEGKFLKLQRNLPLDNNKKSSVGSVSVSSGGRGVVLDPEPRPAERGGAGGLTRGVKDEFGLVTRNDILEAKGSHKTQIDLGDSSDALAFRNQSPASATTVVLGKETDLQRKEYYRKGRYLRCSPHPELEEDTEDEQQASSTGLNWVIEDPISTEVRLLDHTGSSSEDPEATENSLKVTVTPSKPGTALSSKDSGSRAVTDWCQWLATKGLNWQSTEVSEREPRSIPNSSNQSQHRREPRQDETLRLRWTQEEETRQWKM; encoded by the exons ATGGAGAAGCTGGAATCTCTGCGGGCTGCTGGCGGCCTTAACGGGGAATCTCCTGGAAACAACATAGTCGAGGCAGGCGCCGGGCTGCCCTCCGTAGTCGTGTTTCACGGTTCTGGGCCCCCCATGCACTCCGGGGGAATCGTAACTCGCAGTCCTGAATCTGGCCAGCTCTCCGAGGGGACAGAAGTCCTCGGTTCCGGGCTCAACCAGCACCCTGGGGAGGTTGCGGGCCACAGCCTTGGGTCTGGCACATACCCTGGCGGAACCAGTGTATTCGGGACGTCCAACCTGGGGTTCTCGGGGCCTGGAATGTACAACTCGGAGGACATTCCGCGCTCCGGGTCAACTCGCATGTACCCCGACAAACTCTGTGAGGACCGGCCCCGGAGCATCCTAAAAAACAGCAGCTACGCTGTGATGTATAAATCCCCCAGGGCGGAGAG GAAAAAGTCTCAGCACTGGGATGAAATGAATATCCTGGCCACCTACCACCCTACCGACAAGGACTATGGATTTATGACGGTGGATGAGCCCAGCACTCCCTACCACAG ACTGCGGGGCAGCGATGAGGACCTGCTCGCTGGGACCTCCCACACAGTGACTCCTGAGGAGCTAGCAGAGAG GTTTGCAACAATGGACAATTTCTGCCCCAAGATCCTCCTGTACGGTGATAACAGAAGCTCAGGGTCTTCAGACACCTTTTCCAAGACAC AATCCAGTGATTTTGAAAAGCACCGCAAGGCACACTACAATGAAGGAAAGTTCCTCAAGCTTCAGAGAAACCTGCCCTTGGATAATAACAAGAAAAGCAGTGTGGGTAGTGTCAGTGTGAGCAGTGGGGGTCGAGGTGTGGTGTTGGACCCAGAGCCCAGGCctgcggagagaggaggggcaggaggcctgACCAGAGGAGTCAAAGATGAGTTTGGCCTGGTGACCAGAAACGACATCTTGGAAGCCAAAG GTAGCCATAAGACTCAGATTGATTTGGGTGACTCCTCAGATGCCCTTGCCTTCAGAAATCAGTCCCCAGCTTCAGCCACCACTGTCGTGTTGGGGAAGGAGACAGATCTGCAACGCAAGGAGTATTACAGAAAAGGAAGATACCTGAGGTGCTCTCCCCACCCTGAGCTTgaggaggacacagaagatgagcAGCAGGCCA GCTCCACAGGCTTGAACTGGGTGATTGAAGATCCCATCAGCACCGAAGTCCGTCTGCTGGACCACACCGGAAGCTCCTCAGAGGATCCTGAGGCCACAGAGAACTCCCTGAAGGTGACAGTGACACCATCGAAGCCTG GTACTGCCCTGTCCTCCAAAGACAGTGGGTCCCGAGCAGTGACTGATTGGTGTCAGTGGCTGGCAACCAAGGGGCTGAACTGGCAAAGCACAGAAGTCTCAGAGAGGGAACCTAGAAGCATCCCAAATTCCTCAAACCAGAGCCAGCACAGACGTGAGCCCCGGCAAG ATGAAACCCTGCGGCTTCGATGGACTCAGGAGGAGGAAACCAGACAATGGAAGATGTAG
- the LOC105077574 gene encoding uncharacterized protein LOC105077574 isoform X3, translating to MEKLESLRAAGGLNGESPGNNIVEAGAGLPSVVVFHGSGPPMHSGGIVTRSPESGQLSEGTEVLGSGLNQHPGEVAGHSLGSGTYPGGTSVFGTSNLGFSGPGMYNSEDIPRSGSTRMYPDKLCEDRPRSILKNSSYAVMYKSPRAERKKSQHWDEMNILATYHPTDKDYGFMTVDEPSTPYHRLRGSDEDLLAGTSHTVTPEELAERFATMDNFCPKILLYGDNRSSGSSDTFSKTRSHKTQIDLGDSSDALAFRNQSPASATTVVLGKETDLQRKEYYRKGRYLRCSPHPELEEDTEDEQQASSTGLNWVIEDPISTEVRLLDHTGSSSEDPEATENSLKVTVTPSKPGTALSSKDSGSRAVTDWCQWLATKGLNWQSTEVSEREPRSIPNSSNQSQHRREPRQDETLRLRWTQEEETRQWKM from the exons ATGGAGAAGCTGGAATCTCTGCGGGCTGCTGGCGGCCTTAACGGGGAATCTCCTGGAAACAACATAGTCGAGGCAGGCGCCGGGCTGCCCTCCGTAGTCGTGTTTCACGGTTCTGGGCCCCCCATGCACTCCGGGGGAATCGTAACTCGCAGTCCTGAATCTGGCCAGCTCTCCGAGGGGACAGAAGTCCTCGGTTCCGGGCTCAACCAGCACCCTGGGGAGGTTGCGGGCCACAGCCTTGGGTCTGGCACATACCCTGGCGGAACCAGTGTATTCGGGACGTCCAACCTGGGGTTCTCGGGGCCTGGAATGTACAACTCGGAGGACATTCCGCGCTCCGGGTCAACTCGCATGTACCCCGACAAACTCTGTGAGGACCGGCCCCGGAGCATCCTAAAAAACAGCAGCTACGCTGTGATGTATAAATCCCCCAGGGCGGAGAG GAAAAAGTCTCAGCACTGGGATGAAATGAATATCCTGGCCACCTACCACCCTACCGACAAGGACTATGGATTTATGACGGTGGATGAGCCCAGCACTCCCTACCACAG ACTGCGGGGCAGCGATGAGGACCTGCTCGCTGGGACCTCCCACACAGTGACTCCTGAGGAGCTAGCAGAGAG GTTTGCAACAATGGACAATTTCTGCCCCAAGATCCTCCTGTACGGTGATAACAGAAGCTCAGGGTCTTCAGACACCTTTTCCAAGACAC GTAGCCATAAGACTCAGATTGATTTGGGTGACTCCTCAGATGCCCTTGCCTTCAGAAATCAGTCCCCAGCTTCAGCCACCACTGTCGTGTTGGGGAAGGAGACAGATCTGCAACGCAAGGAGTATTACAGAAAAGGAAGATACCTGAGGTGCTCTCCCCACCCTGAGCTTgaggaggacacagaagatgagcAGCAGGCCA GCTCCACAGGCTTGAACTGGGTGATTGAAGATCCCATCAGCACCGAAGTCCGTCTGCTGGACCACACCGGAAGCTCCTCAGAGGATCCTGAGGCCACAGAGAACTCCCTGAAGGTGACAGTGACACCATCGAAGCCTG GTACTGCCCTGTCCTCCAAAGACAGTGGGTCCCGAGCAGTGACTGATTGGTGTCAGTGGCTGGCAACCAAGGGGCTGAACTGGCAAAGCACAGAAGTCTCAGAGAGGGAACCTAGAAGCATCCCAAATTCCTCAAACCAGAGCCAGCACAGACGTGAGCCCCGGCAAG ATGAAACCCTGCGGCTTCGATGGACTCAGGAGGAGGAAACCAGACAATGGAAGATGTAG